The DNA window GAGTCAGCAGAAGAGATTCCAGAGACAGAGAGGCCAGGCAGTCTTGACATGGACACAGACAGAAACGTGTAGATTCAGACACTCACAGAGACGAAGTTGCACAAGGACAGACAAAACAGTCCCAGACACACAATTACTCTAGGACACACAATTACACAGTCACACTGAGAGACACACAAAGTGATAAACACACACTCCGAGACAGAGTGAGTTCCCTATGGcttcccctacccccactcctAGTCCCCTCTTTGGCTCTGTCATGATCCCTTAGGTGCCAGGTCTGCTTCTAGACACCCTTAGGCTCACCCCacatccctcctcccaccccagtcTGGACCACAAATTCCAGTTCCACCGGAGGGCTGATGCTTTGAGAGTTAATGACAACTCATTAGTGCTTaattgagggggagggggaaaggaaacagCCTTGGCACCACATAGAAGGGTGGGGACTGACCCCTACTAGAGTGGGGCATCTAGGGTGATCATGTGTATAGAACTGGGAGTTGACTTTGTAAATATTCTCTGACTCTGCCTTCTCCAACCTGAGTTGAGTATGTCCTCCTACGCCCCCGGGACGATTTGTTTTGCCAGTTAAAACTCCAGGCATCTCTGactacccctcccccatccatgcTTAAAGAGAATAAGGGCTAGGATGGgcactttccccttttcccagcCTCTGAACCCTCCTCTCCAAACTGATTTGAAAGCCAGCcagtgacttttcttttctttttttttgcgggtgacttttctttaaaaaaaaaacttaaaaaaatttataaacaaCCACaaacttaacaaacattttttaaaaagggtcagaaaaaaacaaaacaaaacaaaacaaaaaaagatcaggAGAGAATCATGAATAAAACTTGAAACTTTTGTTACTTGTTTTAAGGAGACATTAAATTTCTCTTGGTAGTAACCAAACCATTCTGTTTGTCTGTGTCCCCTTCCGGATGTCCTTTTGCTCTCTTGTCtacttttctgtattttaaaaatgttttattgacatGAATTTCTTTTCGCATCATTATCATGATGCACCTACCTTCCCCTGTAACAAAGAAtaagcaagcaaaacaaatcaacacattgctTAGGTCAGAAAATGTGCATCTCATTTTGCCCCACTAGTACACCACCTAGAAGTAGTCAGTTACTTTTCTAAGCATGCAAAAATCAACTTGGCCTAGAAGAGGCTATATGGGGAACAGTGTAAGAGACAGAGGCTGGGAGATACTGAAAAGAGGGGAGAAACtaggggaggtagggagggcaTGCACTGGGGAAGAAAGGCAGTAGGTGAGCCAATACCAAAGATGCAAGGCAGGGTCTAGGAAGTGCCAGGGGGACAGTGGTTAAGCAGAAAAGGCTGGGAGAGATTCTAGGAAAGAGGTGTGGCTTGGGGTAATGGTAGAAAGTAGAGTTGGTTTCTCAATTAGATAATGATATAAATATGAAACACTTATAGGGGCATCAGGTTAGACTGGAGGAGAACTAGGAAGAGAGGGGCAAGAGTTGGGAAACACTGGGGAGGGAAGTGGAAGGATTGGGGGTATAGAAGAAAGGGCTGAGGAAATGGGATTGatttgtcattttgattatatgaataaCATGCAAATCGGACATAGATAAGtatttaaatgaacatttagATCTAAGAACCAACTCTGTGATATGACAATGCCAGTTCCTTGCCCTATCTCCTCAGAACCACTCCAAGAAGCTCCACATCTTGGGGTAGTTGGATCTGGGGACTTTTGCTctggaagtgggggaagaggggaaactTGGAGAAGATGAAAGTACCCCTTGGATaggccccccccccattccatagTACTATCCAAGTATCTACTGAAGGCAGCAGCAGCTAGGAGTGAGGGAGAGGCACAGTGCCCTCGGGTTTAGTGGGCCCCCGACAGGGataagtggggaggggggggcttcCCTTCCTCCACGTATCCACCAATGGGAGTCTCCACTGATGACCTCATGCCCCAGGCCCCAGGATTCCATTGGCTGTTTGGTTCAGGGGCACCCGCTCCAACTGCGTCACAGCTGGGGATCTCCCGACTACCTCAATGAGATGGACTGGGAAAGAGGGGcctcctagaacatagtaggctcACAATGAATATCCGTCGGATGAATCGTGTAATGAATGGACCAATAAAATTAGAAGTCGAAACGTCGTAGTTCAGCCCTGAGAGATAGGGTAACCCATACAATGCAGGGCTGTAGACTGCACGGAGGGGTGTTCTAGTTCTCTGAAGACCAAGGAAATCCCCATTTCCTTGGGAGGAACTTCTTCCTGAGAGTAAGGGAAAGAGAGTGACCAGAGCAAGGTATGGAGTCTGACATCATGCTGAGCCTTCTATAGCAGAATAATTTGGGGGAACCCGGTGACTCCCCCAAACCTGCTTCCCAGCCTCCCGGAACCGCGCCGTTTGAGGAACACGCCTCGAGGACTTCTCATGGGCTGGGCCCAAGTACTGAGGCCTCTTACTCTCCTAGCCAGTCCTGATCTCTGCTTGGGACTTGGAGCTTCAGCTTGAGGCCCTCCCTGCGACCTCCCTCCGGAGCGCCCCAGGAGACTGGACTCTCTTGTCGGCCAGTGCAGCCGCCCAAGGGAGCAGAAAAGTGGGAATACTGaatgagtggagggaagggaaagccGGTAGTCTGCATGCTGGTGTTTGCAGTCCTCATCCCCTGCCCTTTCCCAAGCAGAAGCACTCAAAGgatccttctccccaccctcccattCTCACTCCCAGCTCAAATTCAAACCCTGAATATCGTCTGGGTGAAGGAACCCAACGACCCGTACAGGTTGAGGGGAGGCAGTAGGGATGGCCAGGGTGTCTGTGGGCCTGCACTGTATTTCTGGGGGTTGTTGTGTCTGCCTGAATTTGTGGATGCATGCTCTCTGGCGTATCAGTGTGAGTGTAAAGCGCCCAAATATGTTTATCTGACCGTGTCCCTGTGTGTTGTCCGCACATGCGTTCTCGTGTTCCCCACTCGCGCCGGGGACCTGGCGGGAACGAGCTAGCGAGAGAACGAGCGTTCGTTCCTGCTTGGTATGGGCAGCCTGGATCTCTGGGTTTCGGCTCCTCCACCTCTCGCCCCTCCCCCGCTGCGAGCTTGCCCGAGACTAGGACAATCATTAAATCTACTCCAGGCCCGGAGTTTGCCAGGGACCAGGGAGACTGATCCagtcacccccccctccccccataaccTCGGCCTGAGAGACGTACTTGGCAGCGGAGAAAgagctggggagagagagagagagagagagagagagagagagagagagagagagagagagagagagagagagagaagcgtTGCCATGGCAATGCCTAGACATCCTTCCCGGCTCCTCCTCTCTTCTAACTGCAGGAGGGGACTCGAACCCAGCACTGGAGCTCCAAGAAGCTCATTCTGTGTTTCATATTCCTCCTcctgcctttctttcccttccagcCCACCCTATGGGGCCCTTCTTGTCCAGCAAAAGAGCGGGCTGATAAGGGATAGGATAGGGGAGGTGAGTAATGGGGTACACATGCATAGTCACATTCACTAATGCTAAGAAGCCACAGCCACTTACAGGCAGACAGTGACACCTCCAGACACGCGCAGGCGTGTGCGCGCACGCACACCCAGAACAAGGCCTAGGTGCGTTGGGGCAGGGAGGGCAGGGCCGACTGTGTCTGTGTCTGCACTGGCGGTGCCATTCTCCAGCCTCGGGACACAGCAATCGAATTAACACAGAGCTTCGGCGGGCGGCGGCGTGAGTGCCGAGTGGTCTTGCCGGGAGGAGGCGGGAGACAGCTGTTCCTTCGgcgctcccccctcccctactgTGACTTCTCCGGGGATAGACCCAGGTGTCTGACCTGGGGGGCCGCCGAGGTGTGTGTgtcggggagggggggagggacgcGAATTTCTCTGACTTTGCCTGTTTGTCAGTGTATAGCAGGAGCCCCCCACATCCTCGAGCCCCGCCTAATGTTCACACGCTCTCTCGAGCTGCAGCAGCCAGGCCCGAGCTAATCAGCACAACATCCACTTATCGATCTCGGGTTCCACGCCAAGCAGTCTGGCGCTGTGCCAGGAGaggctggggaggagggatggggaggCCCAGGGCGGAGAGCCTTGGGCCTGGGAGACCCGGGCAGgtggaaggtaggaagggggtgggagggaagtggagAATGGGCAGAATTTTCCCTTAGTCGGGAGGGCAATGACaggttggggggcggggagctCTGGGGTCCTCCCACCACGGCTCCATCCCCGTGTTCCTATAAAAGCCGAGAACAAAGGGGACCGAGCTAGTCGAAGGCTTTGATTTGACCCTACCCTCCATGATTCCAGACCAGATCTACGCCCCAGGTGCCctcagggaaaggaggaggaacaCCTTAGTTTTTCTAGGTCTAGGCTTGGCAAGATGTGGCCTTCCTTTGGCCCCCTGATCTTTCCCCAAATGGAAGCTCAGGCCTCAGTGACTAGACAGTGCCCGGAACAGGTCCAGCAGTACCAGGGCATCTGTGGCCCTTTCCACCtgcttctcacacacacacacacacacacacacacacacacacacacacacagaggaagcttaggtggggggaggtggggagagaggtgCCAACCTCCACAGCTGCTGTTGGCACCCATCCCATCCAGGCCCAGTGGGGTGCTCACCAAGGGCTGGCACAGACCACTTGAGCACAGCTGGCATGGAGGTCAGCCAGTGCCAAGGTGGGAGTCCAGGACACTGGGGTTCTGGCAGTAGGGAAGAAGCCAGAGGGCAGAAGAGTGTGGTATATGAGAAGGGAGGAGGTGGTTTATTGAAGGTTGAATCCAGatacttataaaaatacaaataaatgaaaatcaatCTCACATCAAGTCCGTCTTCCCAGAAGACACAAGAGAGTTCTCAGGTGGAGAACAAGGCAGAGTCCTGGGGAGTACTTCGAGGATCAGTGGGCTGGCTGAGCAAGGCGAGGGGGGATCACCTTACTCCCAGACTAGTAGAAGTCTTGAAGCTCCCAGGGGTCCTAGGTATTTTATGACCCCTTTCTCCAGGATTGGAGTTTGGtttattttccagaaaaaaattccAGTCTGAAGAGAGAAGGGCCAGTTGAAGGCAGTTGGGAGTGATAGCATTCACCTCAGTGTGAATCCAAGAATTGGTCCAGTCTCAATATTTGTCCAGGTATCAGTCCATATGCTCAGAAATTGTGGGGCTAGCCCTAGGTAACTCTGACCCTATTGCCCACAGATCCCAAGGGACAACTCCTCTAAGGCTCCACAGCACAGTCCTGGAGTCTTTGAACCCTGCAATACCTCCCTAACCCTCAAGCACTGACCCCCCTCACTCCTTTCCAGGCAGCTGGAGCCATGCCTACAGGCTGAAGGCCCTGGTCAGGGGCATGCACAGAGAGGCAAGATTTGGGAGTGATGGccaagggtggggtggggtcagGACTAGGCTCAGAGTCCCCGAAGGAGGCGAAGAAGTGGTAACAGCAGcaagaggaggaggcagagaggacTTGGGGCCCGGCCTCCTTGCCAAGCCGGAGTGCTACCCCCACCTGGACCCAAGGATTCTGTAACAcacaggaagagggagagggttgGAGGGGTAATTCTATTTTACTTAATCCCATTTCCCCTTCCCATTCCTTCCACCCATAATTCTGCCCCTTGTTCAAGAGCATACCACTTCAGGATtccatctcagttttcttatctatataaTGTGGGCGTCAcactataacaataacaataaatcatAGCATCACTTGACACTTTAAGGTCTAAAGGTTTTCCCACAACTATGTGAGATAagagtattatccccattttacaaatgaggaaactgagattcatgcGGTAAACTGATTGACCCCAGGTCATACAGTTACTAAGTATGGGGTCAGACTTTGAGCCCTGGTCTCTGTAGCTAATCTCTAAGGTACTTCATGCATTCCCCCTTCATTTACCCATTTTTATCCTTCCACCTCTTCAACCTATTCAATTCAGCAGATCCTTCAAAGCCAATCATCAGTATAACACACACCTTCTTCCACTGTACACCCCAACTCTCTAGTCTCCCAAGAGTCTGGCAATAGTGCCTTCAAGTGCACCAAAACAGAGGCCAGATGTCCTGTCATGCCTTTGACTTACCCCTGGAGACACCATTCCCTTGGCGCAGCACAAAAGGGGGTGCAGTGGTAGGCTTCTCAGCTGGGGAAAAAGAAGTCAGAAATGAGGACAGGTTCCAAATACCCTAGCTCCCAAGACAACTTCTTCATTCCCAGGGATCATTCAATACTCCCATATATCTTGCTACCCTATATGAGGCATTTCCCACCCACCCAGGATTGGGAAAACACCCATCAAAACACTTACTGGTTTCTTTGCAACATACTGACAcctgcagcctcagacactgaccagAGCTTTCTGGGGTTGGGACAGCTATGGTAGGTAAGCGGGTGGGCAGGAGAAAAAAAGGTTTGTTCATGGTTTTTGACATTACTTCAGACTCCCACACTCCTGTCCCTCTCTTTTCTTAGCTTTCAATTTATCTGTCTCTTTCCCAAGATATGGAGTTCTctaatttccccttttcttctcaccACAAAGTATCTAGAATCCTTCCCTTGGtttcttttatttcacttttagagctctccccttcttccctaaCTTACCCATGTCCATTCACTACTGTTTTCATAGGGGCTTAATCTGCTCCCACACTCTTGATACCTCTCCTTCCCTGCAGTCAAATCTAGGTCCCCCTGGGCTCCTCTCCTTGGGCCTGAATGGTATTAGGCTTTGAAGTGGGAGGACATCTCTACTACTAGGTCTGGTTTCCCCTACCCATAAGCCCCACAGTCTACTCACCATGGCCCCTCCACTTTACTTACAGATATAATAGTAGGTTTCTCCTGGCAGGAACTCAAAACCCAATGAGAAAGGTGTGAAGCGCTGAATTTTCTCTGAAAATCGGACTGGGCCAAAGGGAGCAAAGGGGCGGGCGCACTCCCAGCGCTTGAAGGCTCCTGTGCCCCCAGCCTGGCACGTTTCATAGCCAGCCAagtccaccatgaaaagagcaaAAGTCTCAGGGCCCTCAGGTGGCCCTGGACCATCATAGTGGGGACAGAAGATGTCCAGATAATCGTTGAGGCCTAACTCCACTGCTGCGTCTCCTCGAAGCAGCCTGTGGGCATGAATCAGGCATTAGGGCTTTATGGTAAACTCTCAGGTGATGGGAACAAAGGAGCATGGGAGGTTTGGGGGTACCCCCAAATAGCCCAGACCTCCCTCTTCCAAAGGACTCGATCTCCCTTTTGAGCATAACTACCTACCCTATATGCCTGAACATACACTCACAGTCTAAAGGTTCCTAAATCAAACATCAGACTGCTCCCCGGGGAGCTCCCTCAGCagacaggggtggggtggggaagcaaagcaagaaacagaaaagggaagagaggggcaTAAAAGCACACAATGATCGAAatatagagaaacagagatgggaaatgaaaacAGAGAAGGCAGAGGCAGACTTTTGGACCTTGACCTGCAACTATAACATAGGGAAACAGGGAGCTTGGGTAGTGACTgacatgggggagggggtgtcatCCAGTAGATACCACCGAAGATGTTTGTCCTTCCTGTCCGTCTGGCTCCATCTGGCAAAGCAGCACCCCACCCCAGACCTCCCACTACCCTTCCCTCTGGGCCA is part of the Dromiciops gliroides isolate mDroGli1 chromosome 4, mDroGli1.pri, whole genome shotgun sequence genome and encodes:
- the EFNA4 gene encoding ephrin-A4; the protein is MRLLPLLRTVLWASLLGSPLRGGSGLRHAVYWNSSNPRLLRGDAAVELGLNDYLDIFCPHYDGPGPPEGPETFALFMVDLAGYETCQAGGTGAFKRWECARPFAPFGPVRFSEKIQRFTPFSLGFEFLPGETYYYISVPTPESSGQCLRLQVSVCCKETTEKPTTAPPFVLRQGNGVSRESLGPGGGSTPAWQGGRAPSPLCLLLLLLLPLLRLLRGL